One genomic window of Sulfurovum lithotrophicum includes the following:
- a CDS encoding cytochrome-c peroxidase, with amino-acid sequence MKKLMHPVTITLLVITIIFSLPFFIKKVTPALIDAQLRDRALSTTFKPIPKSYDALLKVVDNPENPMSKEKIALGKELFNDTLLSDDKTVSCASCHMLSEGGDDNLPTAIGVRGQPNPHHLNSPTVLNAALAKAQFWDGRAKDVEEQAGGPIQAPFEMHMTPQEVESRLNSHPEYLAKFKQVFNEGNITFEQVRKAIGAYERTLLTRGAYDRFLEGDDTAISAQAKRGMTLFLTKGCKGCHSGMSVGGQSMQKFPLRRYVSEYIGLWFEPDIRLRESPFPFINEGGFLGKDGEQKFRVPILRNVTRTAPYFHNGSVDKLEEAVRIMSKYQLGNEFTPEQIEDVIAFLKTLEGDPVAYDIK; translated from the coding sequence ATGAAGAAACTTATGCACCCTGTTACTATTACCCTGTTGGTAATAACCATTATATTTTCCTTACCATTTTTTATTAAAAAGGTAACCCCTGCATTGATAGATGCACAGTTGAGGGATCGCGCACTTTCAACGACCTTTAAGCCGATTCCTAAAAGTTATGATGCACTTTTGAAAGTGGTGGATAATCCGGAAAACCCAATGAGTAAAGAGAAGATCGCTTTAGGGAAGGAACTTTTTAATGACACACTGTTGTCTGATGATAAAACAGTTTCCTGTGCTTCCTGTCATATGCTGAGTGAAGGCGGAGATGACAATCTGCCCACAGCAATCGGTGTACGCGGACAGCCAAACCCCCACCATTTGAATTCTCCAACGGTTCTGAATGCCGCATTGGCAAAAGCACAGTTTTGGGACGGACGTGCCAAAGATGTTGAGGAACAGGCAGGCGGGCCTATACAGGCACCGTTCGAGATGCATATGACACCACAGGAGGTGGAAAGCAGATTGAACAGCCATCCTGAATATCTCGCAAAGTTTAAACAGGTCTTCAATGAGGGCAATATCACCTTCGAGCAGGTACGCAAAGCCATCGGTGCCTATGAACGTACTTTGCTTACGCGAGGTGCCTACGACCGTTTTCTTGAAGGTGATGACACTGCCATTTCAGCGCAGGCAAAACGTGGCATGACACTCTTTCTTACCAAAGGGTGCAAGGGATGTCACTCGGGGATGTCTGTCGGTGGACAGAGCATGCAGAAATTCCCTCTCAGACGCTATGTTTCCGAATACATCGGACTGTGGTTTGAACCCGATATCCGCCTGAGAGAGAGCCCCTTTCCTTTCATTAACGAAGGTGGATTCCTGGGGAAGGATGGTGAACAGAAGTTCCGTGTACCGATCCTGAGAAATGTTACAAGAACCGCACCCTATTTTCATAATGGCTCTGTTGACAAACTGGAAGAGGCGGTACGTATCATGAGCAAGTATCAGCTTGGAAATGAATTTACCCCTGAACAGATAGAGGATGTCATAGCATTTTTGAAAACTCTTGAGGGTGATCCTGTTGCCTACGATATAAAATAA
- a CDS encoding SDR family oxidoreductase: protein MSKVVLITGASSGMGKRTSEFLAQNGYIVYAGSRKAESMEAKENLKPVYLDVTDTESIQQAVETIIQNEGKIDVLVNNAGYGLLSTVEDGTDEEMFDQFNVNVFGLIKATRAVLPHMRAAKSGVIIDISSFLGKMGLPLLAHYNASKYAVEGIVDSLRFETLPYNVRVHSIQSGLFGTSFVKEGLVANAATTSEESPYKELVAYFVPIVATAIDDGPDPQPIADAVKMIIEDENADIFVPVGAEAETFVPLRRELNDKAFEQKVKETFGI, encoded by the coding sequence ATGTCAAAAGTAGTGTTGATTACAGGAGCGAGTTCCGGTATGGGTAAAAGAACATCGGAGTTTCTTGCACAGAACGGCTATATTGTCTATGCAGGGAGCAGAAAAGCAGAGAGTATGGAAGCAAAAGAAAATTTGAAACCAGTGTATCTGGATGTGACCGATACCGAGTCGATTCAGCAGGCAGTTGAGACCATCATTCAAAATGAAGGAAAGATAGATGTACTTGTCAACAATGCAGGGTATGGCCTGCTTTCAACAGTTGAAGATGGAACCGATGAAGAGATGTTCGACCAGTTTAATGTCAATGTTTTTGGACTGATTAAAGCGACCAGAGCAGTATTGCCTCACATGAGAGCAGCCAAGTCAGGAGTCATCATTGATATCTCTTCATTTTTGGGTAAAATGGGATTACCGCTCCTGGCACATTACAATGCAAGTAAATATGCTGTAGAGGGAATCGTAGACTCATTACGTTTTGAGACATTACCGTACAATGTCAGAGTACACTCTATTCAGTCCGGGCTTTTCGGTACGAGTTTTGTCAAAGAGGGCCTGGTTGCGAATGCAGCCACAACGTCTGAAGAGTCACCGTATAAAGAACTGGTGGCATATTTTGTACCGATCGTGGCAACGGCGATCGATGACGGACCTGATCCGCAGCCTATTGCTGATGCGGTCAAGATGATTATTGAAGATGAAAATGCAGATATTTTTGTACCTGTGGGTGCAGAAGCAGAAACCTTTGTGCCTCTGAGAAGAGAGTTGAACGATAAAGCATTTGAACAGAAAGTAAAAGAGACTTTCGGTATTTAA
- a CDS encoding c-type cytochrome — MKKTLLLIFLLGTSLFADVEKGKAVFAANCAICHTVNGGKALGPDMNLVSYTRHKEEITAYAKDPYSLYKKFGYSANAMPTLPLEDQEFKNVADYISSLQPFKKWMIKKKK; from the coding sequence ATGAAAAAAACACTATTACTTATATTTTTACTGGGTACATCACTTTTTGCAGATGTAGAGAAAGGAAAAGCTGTTTTTGCTGCCAATTGCGCCATATGTCATACTGTTAATGGAGGAAAGGCTTTGGGACCAGATATGAATTTAGTCTCTTATACCAGACATAAAGAAGAAATTACAGCTTATGCGAAAGACCCTTATTCTTTATACAAAAAGTTTGGTTACTCTGCCAATGCTATGCCGACACTTCCTTTGGAAGATCAGGAGTTCAAAAATGTCGCGGATTACATCTCTTCTTTACAACCCTTCAAAAAATGGATGATCAAAAAAAAGAAATAA
- a CDS encoding helix-turn-helix transcriptional regulator produces the protein MESFFFNITERRYKVTELFRDKKASMRRVDISNGIVFIESRTYAKREALRLKNLDRMVMIVMVNEGELFIEDHLSDKEEHVSEGNIAIYCSSKQDISFHIPEHEKSDIFVLFIADFFLKRYLSGNRQEPIDFLYGKIQQDLSLEHINTLPIDALTLYSVEKILNITEHDTMQSIRAEQRVIEFMIHRFSLLDIFDEVSDEALALASKAKSVLLSDFVDPPTVEVLAHLCATNTSKLKTVFKKVYKTTIHSYVQKLRLEEANLLLKEEDLTIGEIAKRVGYRHQGHFSKLFFASYGVYPKELIKG, from the coding sequence ATGGAAAGTTTCTTTTTTAATATTACGGAGCGACGCTACAAGGTCACAGAACTTTTTAGAGATAAAAAGGCATCGATGCGTAGGGTAGATATCTCCAACGGGATCGTTTTTATTGAAAGCAGAACCTATGCAAAAAGAGAAGCACTGAGGCTTAAGAACCTGGACCGAATGGTGATGATAGTGATGGTCAATGAGGGAGAACTTTTCATAGAGGACCATCTTTCAGACAAGGAAGAGCATGTCAGCGAGGGAAATATTGCCATTTACTGCTCATCAAAACAGGATATCTCTTTTCATATCCCAGAGCACGAAAAGTCAGATATTTTTGTATTGTTCATAGCCGATTTTTTTCTGAAACGCTATTTGAGTGGGAACAGACAGGAACCCATAGACTTTCTTTATGGAAAAATACAGCAGGACCTCTCTTTGGAGCATATCAATACCCTGCCCATAGATGCATTAACACTCTACAGTGTAGAGAAGATATTGAATATCACAGAGCATGATACCATGCAGAGTATACGTGCAGAACAACGTGTCATAGAATTCATGATACACCGTTTTTCGCTGCTTGATATTTTTGATGAGGTCAGTGATGAAGCATTGGCACTGGCTTCCAAAGCAAAGTCCGTATTATTGAGTGACTTCGTCGATCCGCCTACAGTGGAAGTGTTGGCCCATCTCTGTGCTACCAATACTTCAAAACTTAAAACGGTGTTCAAAAAAGTCTACAAGACCACCATACACAGCTATGTACAAAAGCTGCGCCTGGAAGAGGCAAATCTGTTATTGAAAGAAGAAGACCTTACGATAGGAGAGATAGCCAAAAGGGTAGGGTACAGACACCAGGGACATTTTTCAAAACTTTTTTTTGCAAGTTACGGTGTGTACCCTAAAGAGTTGATCAAAGGCTAA
- a CDS encoding SDR family oxidoreductase, whose protein sequence is MKKRDITVLVTGSSSGMGRASVLALAKQGFIVYAASRTPEKLFDIQSESIRPVHLDITDMQSIKETIGFIERIDVLVNNAGYGLVSTVEDVREEEMFDQFNVNVFGILRVCKAVIPKMRKQESGVIINISSFLGKIGLPLFTFYNASKYAVEGITDSLRYELKDFNIRVHAIMPGFFDTNFARDNLVTNAKTFEEDSPYAKMVSTLAPTIVAQINEGNSTEEVSEMILEIIENVDFPARRTAGDKAKKFIPMKKELSDEDFERRVRAYYNL, encoded by the coding sequence ATGAAAAAGAGAGACATAACTGTATTGGTCACCGGTAGCAGCAGCGGTATGGGAAGAGCGTCAGTGCTTGCACTGGCAAAGCAGGGGTTCATTGTCTATGCAGCTTCCCGTACACCGGAAAAACTTTTTGATATTCAATCAGAATCCATACGTCCCGTGCACCTGGATATTACCGATATGCAAAGTATAAAAGAGACGATCGGTTTCATAGAACGGATAGATGTACTGGTGAACAATGCAGGATACGGACTGGTCTCTACAGTTGAAGATGTGAGAGAAGAGGAGATGTTCGATCAGTTCAATGTCAATGTCTTTGGCATCTTGCGTGTGTGTAAAGCGGTTATTCCGAAGATGCGAAAACAGGAATCAGGGGTCATTATCAATATCAGCTCTTTTCTCGGAAAGATCGGTCTGCCGTTGTTCACTTTTTACAATGCAAGCAAATATGCCGTGGAGGGGATTACTGATTCTCTGCGTTATGAGTTGAAAGATTTCAACATACGTGTACATGCCATTATGCCCGGTTTTTTCGATACGAATTTTGCACGGGATAACTTGGTGACCAATGCCAAGACCTTTGAAGAGGATTCACCTTATGCCAAAATGGTCTCAACACTTGCTCCGACCATCGTCGCACAGATCAATGAGGGAAACAGTACCGAAGAGGTTTCGGAAATGATCCTGGAGATCATAGAAAATGTAGATTTCCCTGCACGCAGAACGGCAGGAGACAAAGCCAAAAAATTTATCCCCATGAAAAAAGAGTTGAGTGATGAAGATTTTGAGCGCAGGGTAAGAGCCTATTATAACCTTTAA
- a CDS encoding chloride channel protein produces the protein MIRKHITEQTVIFFSVAKWVFLSSVVGVIIGAVVTLFLNILEYSDTSRSFLPFNYYYLLPFALVFTVWLVKTFAPSAEGHGTEKVISAVHKSDGKIDVSVIPVKLLATVISIFAGASVGKEGPGAQIGAGVASALSELFKFSKQDRKKLVICGISAGFATVFGTPVAGAIFGVEVLIIGVILYDVLLPSFIAGFAAFTTAQFLGIKYTYYNLHFYQDISLDFVLIIKVVIAALFFGFVSDIVITSVSHTAKVIKNIKLNIYLKAFGGGVVIVILTLIFGEEYIGLGLDTINHTVNPNSTYLLDIHWYTFLLKTLFTSLSLGAGGSGGIITPIFYIGATSGHAFGSLIAPEHVVIFSALGFVSVLSATTNTPIASTIMAVELFGIDIAHYAALGAVISFLISGHRSIFSSQILAMKKSEMLSVKIGEEVENINTELEDTEKSKFNKLKKRLQAKRELLKEKKQKKKN, from the coding sequence ATGATACGAAAACATATTACGGAACAGACAGTCATTTTTTTCAGTGTAGCCAAATGGGTATTTTTGTCTTCTGTAGTAGGAGTGATCATTGGTGCGGTCGTAACACTCTTTCTGAATATTCTGGAATATTCAGACACTTCACGCTCCTTTTTACCGTTCAACTACTATTACCTTCTGCCCTTTGCGCTTGTATTCACCGTATGGCTGGTAAAAACCTTTGCACCGAGTGCTGAAGGACACGGAACCGAAAAAGTGATCTCTGCCGTACACAAAAGTGACGGGAAAATAGATGTTTCCGTCATTCCCGTCAAACTTCTGGCAACAGTTATCAGCATCTTTGCCGGTGCTTCCGTAGGTAAAGAGGGACCCGGTGCACAGATAGGCGCCGGTGTCGCCTCCGCCCTCTCAGAACTCTTCAAGTTCAGCAAACAGGATCGTAAAAAACTGGTTATCTGCGGTATCAGTGCAGGATTTGCCACAGTGTTCGGGACCCCTGTTGCCGGAGCGATCTTCGGTGTGGAAGTGCTGATCATCGGTGTCATACTCTACGATGTCCTGCTTCCTTCATTCATTGCCGGATTTGCCGCTTTTACGACGGCACAGTTCCTGGGGATCAAATATACCTATTACAACCTGCACTTTTATCAGGATATCTCACTGGATTTCGTTCTGATCATCAAGGTGGTCATCGCCGCACTCTTTTTCGGTTTTGTATCCGATATTGTCATCACGTCAGTATCCCACACGGCGAAAGTGATCAAAAATATCAAACTCAACATCTATCTCAAAGCCTTTGGCGGAGGGGTAGTGATCGTAATACTCACACTGATATTCGGAGAGGAGTATATCGGCCTGGGACTCGATACCATCAACCATACGGTCAATCCAAACTCCACCTATCTTCTCGATATTCACTGGTACACATTTCTGCTGAAAACCCTTTTTACCTCTCTTTCACTGGGTGCAGGAGGCAGCGGAGGGATCATCACCCCCATTTTTTATATCGGTGCGACAAGCGGTCATGCTTTTGGATCACTGATCGCTCCGGAACATGTCGTTATCTTTTCCGCACTTGGCTTCGTCAGTGTCCTTTCGGCTACGACCAATACCCCTATTGCTTCAACCATTATGGCTGTTGAACTTTTTGGGATCGATATCGCCCACTATGCGGCACTCGGGGCTGTGATCTCTTTCCTGATCTCCGGACACCGAAGTATCTTCTCCTCACAGATACTTGCAATGAAAAAATCCGAAATGCTCTCGGTAAAAATAGGTGAAGAGGTTGAGAACATCAATACAGAACTTGAAGATACGGAAAAAAGCAAATTCAATAAACTCAAAAAGAGGCTGCAGGCAAAACGTGAACTGCTCAAAGAGAAAAAACAGAAAAAGAAGAATTAG
- a CDS encoding NADH-quinone oxidoreductase subunit B family protein: MIQFWNKRVKEGILTENTALDKELEAIKRKIKENVKKKFAGSLAIRMVDSGSCNACEAECNALSNPYYDLERLGIYFVASPRHADVMLLSGLMTFNMTPHVLEAYKQMPEPKWVITLGACPVMEAPFEKTFAVKAPAADHLPVAHHIPGCPPEPLEIIKGILDFLKKI, translated from the coding sequence ATGATACAGTTTTGGAATAAAAGAGTCAAAGAGGGTATTTTAACAGAGAATACAGCCCTGGATAAAGAGTTGGAGGCGATTAAAAGAAAAATTAAAGAGAATGTTAAAAAGAAATTTGCAGGCTCTCTGGCTATCAGGATGGTAGACAGCGGAAGCTGCAATGCCTGTGAAGCCGAATGTAATGCACTTTCCAACCCCTACTATGACCTGGAGAGACTGGGCATTTACTTCGTTGCCAGTCCCAGGCATGCAGATGTCATGCTGCTCAGTGGTCTGATGACTTTCAATATGACACCACATGTGCTTGAGGCCTACAAGCAGATGCCTGAACCAAAATGGGTGATCACGCTGGGTGCCTGCCCGGTGATGGAAGCTCCCTTTGAAAAAACCTTTGCCGTAAAGGCACCTGCTGCCGATCATCTGCCCGTAGCACACCATATACCGGGCTGTCCTCCGGAACCGCTGGAGATCATAAAGGGTATATTGGATTTTTTGAAGAAGATTTGA
- a CDS encoding NADH-quinone oxidoreductase subunit C: MRLIARYAKEREGTFEIVTVFESKTQREMISKENPVIRTLAKKHPSAIWFERKMSDDFGIIIEDAFDKRPLVHQERFPKAIHPMQKSFQKNTLDFAEFIPYKYEAIQGDGVFQVSVGPIHAGIIEPGHFHFSQAGEDMLHQEVRHFYKYRAIEKMLEGKTLLEAKPVIERISGNESIAYQTAWRDIVCQAAGTELPLSLRKRHAFLLEMERIIHHLTDLGFIPNDAGFGAALAFASKLSEDARRQLQKVTGHRFGFDAIGFENKVLDISSLHDYLEGLQKDIVFFETWIMDIPSLWDRFDTTGILQKADALKYDTVGVVARASGFPLDRRLEPFYLEHGFEIQTEQSGDVAARFKVRLQEVKNSIVMMQHFLEEDDTHIVTGKINDGDYTAFAESSLGELFMNIEIKEGIIERFFVRDPSFMNWQTLHLMMPNNIIADFPLINKSCDLSYAGNDL; encoded by the coding sequence ATGAGACTCATTGCCCGCTATGCAAAAGAGAGGGAAGGTACCTTTGAGATTGTCACGGTCTTTGAAAGCAAGACCCAAAGAGAAATGATCTCTAAAGAGAACCCTGTGATCAGGACTTTGGCAAAAAAGCATCCTTCAGCGATCTGGTTCGAGCGAAAAATGAGTGATGATTTTGGTATCATCATCGAGGATGCCTTCGACAAACGGCCACTGGTGCATCAGGAGCGTTTCCCCAAAGCCATACATCCTATGCAAAAGTCTTTCCAAAAGAATACGCTGGACTTTGCAGAATTTATACCCTACAAGTATGAAGCGATACAGGGTGACGGCGTTTTTCAGGTCTCTGTCGGACCTATCCATGCCGGGATCATCGAACCGGGTCATTTCCATTTTTCCCAGGCGGGAGAGGATATGCTGCATCAGGAGGTGCGACACTTTTACAAATACCGTGCAATAGAGAAGATGCTGGAAGGTAAAACACTGTTGGAAGCCAAACCTGTTATCGAACGTATTAGTGGGAACGAATCCATTGCCTACCAGACAGCCTGGCGTGATATCGTCTGTCAGGCAGCCGGTACGGAACTTCCGCTCTCCCTGAGAAAACGGCATGCTTTTCTGCTGGAAATGGAACGCATTATCCACCATTTGACCGATCTGGGGTTCATCCCCAACGATGCCGGGTTCGGTGCCGCACTGGCATTTGCCTCCAAACTGTCTGAAGATGCCAGACGGCAATTGCAAAAGGTAACGGGACACCGTTTCGGTTTTGATGCAATAGGGTTTGAGAACAAAGTACTCGATATAAGCTCTTTGCATGATTATCTTGAAGGACTGCAAAAAGATATTGTATTTTTTGAAACCTGGATCATGGATATTCCCTCACTGTGGGACCGGTTCGATACGACGGGGATCCTTCAAAAGGCTGATGCGCTCAAATACGATACGGTCGGTGTCGTGGCGAGGGCTTCCGGGTTCCCCCTTGACAGACGGTTGGAACCGTTCTATCTGGAGCATGGTTTTGAAATTCAAACAGAACAGAGCGGTGATGTGGCTGCACGATTCAAAGTCAGGCTGCAAGAGGTCAAAAATTCGATTGTCATGATGCAACACTTTCTGGAAGAGGATGATACACATATTGTCACAGGAAAGATCAATGACGGTGACTATACGGCTTTTGCGGAAAGTTCTCTGGGTGAACTGTTCATGAACATAGAGATCAAAGAGGGGATCATCGAGAGATTTTTTGTCAGAGATCCCAGTTTTATGAACTGGCAGACGCTTCATCTGATGATGCCGAACAATATCATTGCGGATTTTCCGCTTATCAATAAAAGTTGTGATCTCAGCTATGCAGGAAACGATCTATGA
- a CDS encoding proton-conducting transporter membrane subunit: MMLTLLILPAIIMFIVSFFKHKKAKFLLAITSLMILLPIVELFLLPKPYSIWDSYLVADKLDTYILLVSSIVGIGVTSALLTLDKHVRVSAKAYNRFYRFFALFWVGLIFSILANHMGIYWIGLELATLSTVYMIKTNHTKAAHKEAWNYMIVGAIAISLLLFGIILMYASAKPVLGEDAMRFDLLVKYAGDIPSPFLFEMGFAIATVGMFVKMGFFPMNLWLANIERASFYPVAALFSGILESAVIIGFFRFSEVARQVNYSHLFVFVFVYTLLTIFIVSFLIFRAKDFMRLFSLSGIEHMALIALFWVSGGTFAALLHFGAHAFLKPALFLSTGVLESQGKYRIAGALRGYSGKKGTIFWFLVSLFLLAIISLPPSPMFFSELYGFAAMIDNAKQSDHMLAMIGAVLLLLILLSVIFYRFVAIYQSMKYEGEESEKRVYTSELLALIIFAVSLVALLLPGSLAYLRSIA; encoded by the coding sequence ATGATGCTGACTCTGCTTATTCTTCCTGCGATCATTATGTTCATCGTCAGCTTTTTCAAACATAAAAAAGCGAAATTCCTTCTGGCGATCACCTCTTTGATGATTCTCCTGCCGATCGTGGAACTTTTTCTTCTCCCCAAACCCTACAGTATCTGGGACAGTTATCTGGTGGCGGACAAACTCGATACCTACATTCTTCTGGTCTCGTCGATCGTTGGGATCGGTGTGACATCGGCACTTTTGACACTGGACAAACATGTCAGGGTATCTGCCAAAGCCTACAACCGTTTCTACCGCTTCTTTGCACTTTTCTGGGTAGGACTTATCTTCTCCATTTTGGCAAATCATATGGGGATCTATTGGATCGGTCTGGAACTTGCGACACTCTCCACCGTCTATATGATAAAGACCAATCATACCAAAGCGGCGCACAAAGAGGCATGGAACTACATGATCGTCGGTGCCATTGCGATCTCCCTGCTTCTTTTTGGTATTATTCTGATGTATGCCAGTGCCAAGCCTGTTTTGGGTGAAGATGCCATGCGTTTTGATCTGCTGGTAAAATATGCAGGCGATATTCCGTCTCCGTTCCTGTTTGAAATGGGTTTTGCCATTGCAACAGTAGGTATGTTCGTCAAGATGGGATTTTTCCCGATGAACCTCTGGCTGGCCAATATTGAAAGAGCTTCCTTCTATCCTGTAGCAGCACTCTTCAGCGGTATTCTGGAATCTGCAGTGATCATAGGTTTCTTCCGCTTCAGTGAAGTTGCCAGACAGGTCAACTATTCCCACCTCTTCGTTTTTGTATTTGTCTATACATTGCTGACGATCTTCATCGTTTCCTTCCTGATCTTCAGAGCCAAAGATTTTATGCGGCTTTTCTCCCTATCGGGTATAGAGCATATGGCACTGATCGCACTTTTCTGGGTGAGTGGCGGTACATTTGCCGCATTGCTGCATTTTGGAGCGCATGCTTTTTTGAAACCGGCACTTTTTCTTTCGACCGGTGTGCTTGAATCTCAGGGGAAATATCGGATCGCCGGGGCTTTGCGCGGATACAGCGGAAAAAAAGGTACCATTTTCTGGTTTCTGGTCTCTCTTTTTCTTCTGGCGATCATCTCGCTTCCCCCGAGTCCGATGTTCTTCAGCGAACTGTACGGATTTGCTGCCATGATAGACAATGCCAAACAGAGCGATCATATGTTGGCCATGATCGGTGCGGTATTACTGTTGCTGATATTGCTGTCGGTGATCTTTTACCGTTTTGTTGCGATCTACCAGTCCATGAAGTATGAGGGAGAAGAGAGTGAAAAGAGAGTCTATACCAGCGAACTTCTCGCATTGATCATTTTTGCTGTTTCCCTTGTTGCGCTTCTGCTGCCGGGATCGTTGGCATATCTAAGGAGTATTGCATGA
- a CDS encoding hydrogenase has protein sequence MVDFLIGLFLASLITALFATRLYRLLLWYSLNSLMLGLLALFIGKELDDKAMLITGVATILIKAVGIPYFFKNMSQKFHFVRQVTPEIKVQYAIMLIPAILVFTFYLADPITHMMSGNANYVAISISSLFLSLLLMMEHRNVAPKIIGFLSMENALFLLGITATDGMPMLVELGIFFDLLMAIVVINLLFHKEETTL, from the coding sequence ATGGTTGATTTTCTGATCGGATTGTTTTTGGCTTCTCTTATCACGGCCCTCTTTGCCACAAGGCTGTATCGGTTGCTTTTGTGGTATTCTCTCAATTCGCTGATGCTGGGGTTACTGGCACTTTTCATAGGGAAAGAGCTGGATGACAAAGCGATGCTGATCACCGGTGTGGCGACGATCCTTATCAAAGCAGTGGGGATACCATACTTCTTTAAAAATATGAGTCAGAAATTTCACTTTGTACGTCAGGTCACCCCGGAAATCAAGGTGCAGTATGCCATTATGCTTATTCCGGCGATCCTGGTCTTTACCTTTTACCTTGCAGATCCGATCACCCATATGATGAGTGGCAATGCCAATTACGTTGCGATCAGCATTTCCTCGCTTTTCCTATCTCTTCTGCTTATGATGGAGCACAGAAATGTCGCACCGAAGATCATAGGTTTCCTCAGCATGGAGAATGCACTGTTTCTGCTGGGGATCACGGCGACAGACGGGATGCCGATGCTGGTGGAGCTTGGCATCTTCTTCGACCTGCTGATGGCGATCGTGGTCATTAACCTGCTTTTCCATAAAGAGGAGACTACATTATGA
- a CDS encoding respiratory chain complex I subunit 1 family protein, with protein MQKETIISEETSAMTRYAPFLVLSPLLVVLFFLPPVVHGAFYVSFMDAFTITGLISLSTFFLMLLGLDSASAFGGMGSSREAFIAALVEPAMVLTIFSVSMMAGDLGVGQAGVNLAAHFPKEHMASFLFAGISFFILLLAENGRIPIDNPETHLELTMVHEAMILDLTGVYLAIIESASSVKFIIFSSLFVSLFLPLGLEYSAPIAVLFFVAKLFLVAFAVALIEVNTAKLRLFKVPNLLGIAIVFAFLSLITFYVLGA; from the coding sequence ATGCAGAAAGAGACGATCATTTCCGAAGAGACAAGTGCGATGACACGTTATGCGCCGTTCCTGGTCCTCTCTCCGCTGCTTGTCGTACTCTTTTTTCTGCCGCCTGTAGTTCATGGGGCCTTTTATGTGAGTTTTATGGATGCCTTCACTATTACGGGGCTCATATCGCTTTCAACCTTTTTCCTGATGCTTCTGGGACTGGACAGCGCAAGTGCTTTTGGCGGTATGGGCAGTTCGAGAGAAGCGTTCATTGCCGCGCTTGTGGAACCGGCTATGGTTTTGACCATCTTCAGTGTTTCCATGATGGCAGGGGATCTGGGGGTAGGGCAGGCAGGTGTCAATCTTGCAGCACATTTCCCCAAGGAACATATGGCAAGCTTTTTGTTTGCAGGTATCAGTTTTTTCATACTGCTTCTGGCTGAAAATGGCCGTATACCCATCGACAACCCTGAAACACACCTGGAGCTTACCATGGTACATGAAGCGATGATACTCGATCTGACAGGTGTCTATCTTGCGATCATCGAGAGTGCATCTTCCGTAAAATTTATCATTTTTTCTTCACTTTTTGTATCACTTTTTCTGCCGCTGGGGTTGGAGTATAGTGCGCCTATAGCCGTGTTGTTCTTTGTCGCGAAACTCTTCCTTGTTGCATTTGCCGTAGCGCTTATAGAAGTGAACACAGCAAAACTCAGGCTCTTCAAGGTTCCCAACCTGCTTGGCATTGCGATCGTGTTCGCTTTTTTGTCTTTGATCACTTTTTATGTACTGGGGGCTTGA